gaacctgggaggtagggtttgcagtgagccgagattgctctactgtactccagcctgggcgacagattgagactccatcgcaaaaaaaaaaaaaaaaaaaaaaaaaaaaaagttatatgatGTCATCAACACGAGCCTAGAAAAGGGGTCACTACAAAATAGCCATTTGATTTGGTAACTGTATGTCACTAAAGAAGGCACATGGCAAaaaggtgggaaggaaggaaccTGTCTGTAGTAAAGGAGAGAGATACTCCAAAACTCCGGTCAATGTACAAGTGTTGACATAGATAGAATTGAATATTTGTGtgtgataaatataaaagaaagaatacatgCAAAGGTGTTGACATGGGAGTGATTctgggggagagagaaagcaagacaaaaagaaaaaaggttgcaCCAacaagaaatctgtatttttgcatttatgcaGTTAAGAATAATTATCTATGCATAAATATTGATAAAACTAAATTAAACTTAACTTGGAGGCAGTGGTTATATAGCACTCATTGCAAATATTTCCCAGCtaaagaaaatggcaaaacaGGATGTTAATTATAGGGGAAGATTGGGTAAATTGAAGGGTTTAGCCATTCAACAGATGAGCTGGcaatattttatatcaaattttaTGAATGTCATGGAGAacataagtttaattttttttttttacactacaatagttaattttatttgttcaagAGCTCATATTGCAAGCATTAAATCAAGCATAGGCTTTGATTCTATGAGCCCAAATTCACATATTGAAGAAGATCAAAGCAAACTGCGATCCATGTACACAGATGAAAACTAAAGGCTCAGAGTTAATAacattgtagttttaaaatttctatagcCTAGAACCCAGTAGTCACAGGTCTTTTAGGTCCTTCTGGATGTCCCACAGGGTATCCGCACTTTTCTTGAGCTGAGCAACTTCATCATCCTTTAGCTTCTGGTTGATAATGCTGGTTAATCCTCGGGCATTAAGGATACATGGAAGGCTCAGGAAGACTTCATTCTCGATGCCATACATCCCCTTTACCATTGTTGACACGGGATGAATCCTGGATAGATTTTTCAACATGGATTCAATAAGATCAGCCACACTTAATCCAATAGCCCAGTTGGTATATCCTTTTAGCTTGATGACTTCATAGGCACTTTCAACCACCATCTTATGCACTTCCTTCCAATTTTCACTATCATTGTCCGTTCCCATTTCTGGATTCAATTCTTGGAGAGAAACACCTGCCACATTCACGCCACTCCACACAGCCACACTTGAGTCGCCATGTTCCCCCAAAATCCATCCAAGGCAGCTGCTGGGATGAATGCCAAGTTTTTCAGCCATAAGGTAGCGAAATCTAGCAGAATCCAGATTACATCCACTTCCAATCACGCGGTGTTTGGGTAATCCACTTAGTTTCCAGGTAACATATGTAAGAATGTCCACTGGGTTGGAAACCACAATTATGAGGCAATCAGGACTGTACTTGACGATCTGAGGGATAATGAATTTGAAGACATTAACATTTCTCTGCACCAGATTGAGCCGACTCTCCCCTTCTTGCTGACGGACTCCTGCAGTTACCACTACAATCTTGGAATTGGCAGTCACAGAATAATCTTTATCTGCCACAATTTTAGGCGTCTGAAGAAATAAGCTCCCATGCTGCAGATCCATCATTTATCCTTTAAGCTTATCTTCCAAAACATCCACAAGAGCAAGTTCATCAGCCAGAGACTTTCCCAGAATGCTGATAGCACACGCCATACCAACTTGTCCAACACCCACTACAGTGATCTTATTGTTTGGGACTGTTGCCTCTTCTTCCGCAACTGGTGCAATGAGTTTTTCCTTAAGAGTTGCCATTTTACACAGGAGGGAGAAGGCGCTGGAGACCTCAGTAACAGCAGTGCGGAGAACACAATGCCCATAAGTTTAATATTAATATGactgtttttcatttaataaaagaaGCCTTCAAaagctataatttattttttccactgtCTTATTTGCCGTATCATTTAGACTGAGCTGGTTTCACAAAACAAGCTTAAGACTCTTAGGTTTGAATACTATCACTTATTGGGCAAAATGCTTTTTAAGTTATATGATATTACCACCACTAACTGAAAAACAGGGCCACTGGCTTgaatcccattttgcagatagaCATACAAAGGTCATTTAATAATTTGGGATCCTTCAGAGCATCCTTGCCCCATCCTTTGCAGAGTGTGCTCTGAAGTCTTGGAACTAAGGAGTTTCTCCAATTCTGAGCCCTCAAGCAATGTCTGCTACTGCTAATATACttacaaataaaaagaagtgaacTGAGGAGATGAAGTCTTCTTCTGAGCAGATCCATAACACACTATTATGGAATGAAGTTCCCAAGAAAGTTCCCAAGCCACAAGTTTTCCAACCAAGTGCGGGTGCCATTTAACTTGTGTAACTTTGCTATTATTCCTGCTGCAGAGGAGAAAAAACAATCTTTTCCTCACCCATCCCAAAGTTCACAGCCGAGaaccctataacaaaagacagagtAACacgagaaaagcataacaaatttaataaaatttttacatgATATGGGAGCTTTAGAAATGAAGACCCATAGAAACAAGGGAAAACTGTATTTTTGTCCACAGATGTGTAGAAGTTTGGAAGACAAAAGgatatgatctaatggtaataagcTGAGGAAACatagcaaggcctgtttgttcagattcatCTTGCCCTGTGGGTATAAGGCAGGAACCCTCTGGAACAAGAGTCTTAGGACCTTCTTTTAGGGAAGGTAAACAGAGAATTCTCTTGtgacctgcttca
This region of Macaca fascicularis isolate 582-1 chromosome 1, T2T-MFA8v1.1 genomic DNA includes:
- the LOC102126940 gene encoding L-lactate dehydrogenase B chain-like; translated protein: MMDLQHGSLFLQTPKIVADKDYSVTANSKIVVVTAGVRQQEGESRLNLVQRNVNVFKFIIPQIVKYSPDCLIIVVSNPVDILTYVTWKLSGLPKHRVIGSGCNLDSARFRYLMAEKLGIHPSSCLGWILGEHGDSSVAVWSGVNVAGVSLQELNPEMGTDNDSENWKEVHKMVVESAYEVIKLKGYTNWAIGLSVADLIESMLKNLSRIHPVSTMVKGMYGIENEVFLSLPCILNARGLTSIINQKLKDDEVAQLKKSADTLWDIQKDLKDL